The Trypanosoma brucei brucei TREU927 chromosome 2, complete sequence genome has a window encoding:
- a CDS encoding leucine-rich repeat protein (LRRP), putative, translated as MGITLANKKHKSEPSEQSAVQIQHHLEAGTCQLLTTESKTDEDPAMAMGALMEEKKRLEEEAYLIKSSVETHKNELSKLTGGEQSKKHMVLASIDYTHYDGPQNASEATLSTVDIDRGQFLAARGATALRKLHVTVGSSAFDVKSLCEWKFIEELCVSIRNGTVANVHYAVQLPKLKKLWLKGECVDNNDSRHISHMAALEELTISNCAKLTSVEGIHRLQNLTMLDLSRTCVDNSFMVELSMCPSLLALDLSFCYRITNAIPLSKIETLEELCLEDCRGIEKGIGTFGSLPRLRVLNIKGLRLTNACIGGLSGSKSIIRLKMENFVESRGSRKLLNIKTLRKLCVHSSNHTDCEISGYLKNCRKSFVSGAEGLLIDDRSLKTICASRFLVSLDVSHSLALTNVSPICMALNLEELNLKGCCNIQNGLDKLGSLPKLSVLLLSETTTKGEGISTVSNCKRLDTLKLYMDKQYYLNTKRWDRIKFPALEPDNRCGTARKDGIIGTLLNLRVLKLKNICLGGGYVSALAASDSLVSLTLKNCTGIGDVTPLSSIWTLEKLSLYGCSSVDVGFGSLGRLPRLRALNIGKTCANNYSLTNICSSTTLVQLDISCCEAITDIKPLTKVKTLEEVSLASCRNIRSGLYNLNNIPCLRVAILYSTVITNEEVRALKRCGSLSVLDLGRCDAFSDITSIEGFTNLEVLDLFAYRGGSICMAALCKLRWLRVLDLTCVRVSDDHLKKLCSGAKLEELRLCSCNEITNIEPVAKMKPLKILHLDQCKNIKRGFDSLLELPYLHLLSLPDSRISSRIMEALKAKHISMGPWKIHLGLKQYSVPCSQC; from the coding sequence ATGGGAATAACCCTAGCCAACAAAAAGCATAAGTCTGAACCTTCAGAGCAGTCAGCAGTGCAGATACAACACCATCTTGAAGCTGGAACGTGCCAGCTTTTGACTACGGAATCTAAGACCGATGAAGATCCAGCAATGGCTATGGGAGCGTtgatggaggaaaagaagaggctaGAAGAAGAGGCATATCTAATAAAAAGCAGTGttgaaacacacaaaaacgaaTTAAGCAAACTTACAGGCGgtgaacaaagcaaaaagcaCATGGTTCTTGCCAGCATTGACTACACCCACTATGATGGGCCTCAAAATGCTTCTGAAGCTACCCTTTCTACCGTGGATATTGATAGGGGCCAATTTCTTGCAGCTCGGGGGGCTACCGCACTCCGAAAGTTGCATGTCACAGTGGGGAGCAGCGCTTTTGACGTTAAGAGCCTTTGTGAATGGAAGTTTATCGAGGAGTTATGTGTTTCAATACGCAACGGCACGGTTGCAAATGTTCACTACGCTGTCCAGCTCCCCAAGTTAAAAAAGCTTTGGCTGAAAGGGGAATGCGTCGACAACAATGATTCCCGGCATATAAGCCACATGGCGGCTCTTGAGGAGCTAACAATCTCTAATTGCGCGAAACTGACATCCGTTGAAGGAATTCACCGCCTTCAGAACCTCACCATGCTGGATTTGAGCCGCACATGTGTTGACAATAGCTTCATGGTGGAGCTATCCATGTGCCCATCGCTGCTCGCGTTGGATCTCTCATTCTGTTATCGGATAACCAACGCAATTCCGCTTTCCAAAATTGAGACTCTCGAGGAGTTATGCCTTGAGGACTGCAGAGGAATAGAAAAAGGCATTGGGACATTCGGATCACTACCACGACTACGTGTTTTGAACATAAAGGGCCTGCGTCTTACAAATGCCTGTATAGGCGGCCTAAGCGGCAGCAAGTCAATTATAAGGCTTAAAATGGAAAATTTCGTTGAATCGCGCGGTTCAAGGAAGTTGTTAAACATTAAAACATTACGGAAACTGTGCGTTCATAGCAGCAACCACACGGACTGCGAAATCAGCGGCTACCTCAAGAACTGCAGAAAGTCCTTTGTTTCGGGCGCTGAGGGTTTGCTGATTGACGACCGATCACTCAAGACAATTTGTGCATCTCGATTCCTGGTGTCACTCGACGTTTCACATTCTCTTGCCCTGACAAATGTTTCGCCCATATGCATGGCCTTGAATTTGGAGGAGCTGAATCTCAAAGGCTGTTGCAACATACAAAATGGACTTGACAAGCTTGGAAGTCTCCCCAAGCTAAGCGTTCTCCTACTTTCAGAGACGACTACAAAAGGCGAAGGAATAAGCACAGTCAGCAACTGCAAGCGTTTGGACACACTAAAGCTTTATATGGACAAACAATATTACCTTAACACCAAGCGCTGGGATCGAATAAAGTTCCCCGCACTGGAACCGGACAACCGCTGTGGAACAGCGCGAAAAGATGGCATTATTGGAACACTTCTGAATCTTCGAGTATTGAAACTGAAGAACATATGTCTTGGTGGTGGGTATGTAAGTGCTTTGGCTGCTTCAGACTCGCTCGTAAGTCTTACTCTTAAAAACTGTACGGGCATCGGTGACGTGACACCTTTATCAAGCATTTGGACGCTGGAGAAGCTGAGCCTGTACGGTTGCAGCTCGGTGGATGTGGGGTTTGGGTCACTGGGAAGACTCCCACGCCTTCGTGCGTTGAACATCGGCAAAACATGCGCCAACAACTATTCGCTTACAAACATTTGCTCATCAACAACTCTCGTACAACTTGACATTAGCTGTTGCGAAGCAATTACTGACATCAAGCCCCTCACAAAAGTGAAAACACTCGAAGAAGTTAGCCTTGCCTCGTGTCGTAATATCCGCAGCGGACTCTACAACCTTAACAACATCCCTTGCCTGAGAGTAGCGATACTTTATTCCACTGTCATTACAAACGAAGAAGTTCGTGCTCTTAAAAGATGTGGGTCCCTCTCTGTGTTGGACCTCGGACGCTGCGATGCTTTTTCCGACATCACCTCAATCGAAGGGTTTACTAACCTTGAAGTTTTAGACCTTTTCGCCTACAGAGGAGGGTCGATATGCATGGCCGCTCTGTGCAAATTGCGGTGGCTGCGAGTTCTGGATCTGACGTGCGTCCGTGTCTCAGATGACCACCTTAAAAAGCTTTGTTCGGGGGCGAAATTGGAGGAGTTAAGGCTTTGTTCTTGCAATGAAATAACTAACATTGAGCCGGTCGCAAAGATGAAACCACTAAAAATATTACATCTTGACCAGTGTAAAAACATTAAAAGGGGTTTTGACAGCCTTCTTGAGCTTCCGTATCTACACCTTCTAAGCTTACCCGATAGCAGGATAAGTTCACGCATTATGGAGGCTTTAAAGGCAAAACACATATCAATGGGACCGTGGAAGATACACCTTGGCTTAAAGCAATATTCTGTCCCCTGCTCTCAATGTTAG